The Fulvivirga ligni genome window below encodes:
- a CDS encoding helix-turn-helix domain-containing protein, with translation MSEKIERSVSDFNNELKLKGFNVFQIEKDGNATKTYSRKDFYKICLTTGRSIIHYADKSYEHEGTVLFFGNPHIPYSWETLSTTYVGYTVLFSEDFLQLSKHSESLQQSPLFKIGGTPLLTISEAQREFLNGIFIKMIEEQNSEYSFKDDVIRNYIHLILHEAMKMEPSENFEQHKNAASRLTSVFLELLERQFPIETTEKPLNLRTAQDYANNLSVHVNYLNRAVKEVTGKSTTAHITDRIVSEAKALLQHTDWNISEIAYSLGFDYPTYFNNFFKKHTGFTPKSVRVTEV, from the coding sequence ATGAGTGAGAAAATTGAAAGATCCGTTTCTGATTTTAATAATGAGCTTAAGCTCAAAGGCTTCAATGTGTTTCAGATTGAAAAAGATGGAAACGCCACGAAAACGTATAGCAGAAAGGATTTTTATAAAATCTGTCTCACCACCGGAAGGAGCATCATCCATTATGCGGACAAGAGTTATGAGCATGAAGGCACGGTCTTGTTTTTCGGAAATCCTCATATTCCTTATTCATGGGAAACGCTTTCTACCACTTATGTAGGCTATACAGTGTTGTTTTCTGAAGACTTTTTGCAACTTTCTAAACACTCAGAAAGCCTTCAGCAGTCACCTTTATTTAAAATAGGAGGTACACCTTTACTCACCATCTCAGAGGCGCAGCGAGAATTTCTTAATGGTATATTCATCAAAATGATCGAGGAGCAGAACTCAGAATATTCATTTAAGGATGATGTGATTAGAAATTACATTCACCTCATTCTACATGAGGCTATGAAAATGGAGCCTTCTGAAAACTTTGAGCAGCACAAAAATGCAGCATCTCGGCTTACTTCTGTGTTTTTGGAATTGCTAGAACGACAATTTCCTATTGAAACCACAGAAAAGCCACTTAACTTAAGGACTGCACAGGATTATGCCAATAATCTTTCTGTGCACGTGAACTATCTAAATCGCGCTGTAAAGGAGGTCACCGGAAAGTCTACCACTGCTCACATCACCGATAGGATAGTTAGTGAAGCTAAGGCTTTGCTGCAGCATACTGACTGGAATATTAGTGAAATCGCCTACTCTCTAGGTTTCGATTATCCGACCTATTTCAATAACTTCTTTAAAAAACACACCGGCTTTACGCCAAAATCAGTACGTGTCACTGAGGTTTGA
- a CDS encoding sugar O-acetyltransferase, protein MSSSNLPFSEEKIFKMLREGKSIAMDDPDYSQISKAAAEMRKLVTRLNQAEDKDEIREILSAIIGAELDEKTNVFTPFYTNLGINIKLGKNVFINHACSFLDIGGITIEDNVMIGPRVNITSEGHPIDPLERKTMVPAAVTVKENAWIGAAATILPGVTIGVNSVVAAGAVVTQDVPDNVVVAGVPARIIKHLAP, encoded by the coding sequence ATGAGTAGTTCAAATTTACCATTCTCGGAAGAGAAGATTTTCAAAATGCTTAGGGAGGGAAAGTCTATAGCTATGGATGATCCTGATTATAGTCAAATAAGTAAGGCTGCGGCTGAAATGCGTAAGCTCGTTACCAGGCTAAATCAGGCTGAGGACAAAGATGAGATAAGAGAAATATTGTCGGCAATTATAGGCGCTGAGTTGGATGAAAAAACAAATGTATTTACTCCGTTCTATACCAATCTTGGCATCAATATAAAGCTCGGTAAAAATGTATTTATAAACCACGCTTGCAGCTTCCTGGATATAGGAGGGATTACTATTGAAGATAATGTAATGATAGGGCCTCGTGTCAATATCACTTCAGAAGGCCATCCTATTGATCCATTAGAGAGAAAAACTATGGTTCCAGCCGCTGTAACGGTGAAAGAAAATGCTTGGATTGGGGCCGCGGCCACCATATTGCCAGGTGTTACTATAGGTGTAAATTCCGTAGTGGCGGCAGGTGCAGTAGTAACTCAAGATGTGCCTGATAATGTTGTTGTTGCAGGCGTTCCGGCGAGGATAATTAAACATTTGGCACCATAA
- a CDS encoding cupin domain-containing protein, which produces MKYRLLPFLIAIIIITASCNQNTETTTQSSTADTSEELNFIFPKGQKGPDKNFTGNAYNIGLVNDSTLTTIVGNVYFEPGARSNWHTHPAGQILIITDGVGYHQIEGQPIQVIKKGDAVTCPPNTRHWHGASHDTGLQQMYVVPNIEKGVVNWMEAVTDEVYDQAK; this is translated from the coding sequence ATGAAGTATAGATTACTCCCCTTTTTGATTGCAATCATCATTATAACAGCAAGTTGTAATCAAAACACAGAAACTACTACTCAAAGCAGTACTGCTGATACTAGTGAAGAGTTAAATTTCATTTTTCCTAAAGGGCAAAAAGGCCCGGATAAAAACTTCACCGGCAATGCCTATAACATTGGCCTGGTGAATGATTCTACACTTACTACCATAGTGGGAAATGTCTATTTCGAGCCCGGCGCACGTAGTAACTGGCATACGCACCCTGCCGGGCAAATACTGATTATCACAGATGGGGTAGGCTATCATCAGATAGAAGGGCAACCTATTCAGGTCATAAAGAAGGGAGATGCAGTGACATGCCCGCCAAATACCAGGCATTGGCATGGCGCCAGCCATGATACAGGTTTGCAGCAGATGTATGTGGTTCCAAACATAGAAAAAGGAGTGGTAAACTGGATGGAGGCTGTAACTGATGAGGTGTACGATCAGGCTAAATAA
- a CDS encoding NAD(P)-dependent alcohol dehydrogenase yields MEDFNKRKHPSRRAFVQQTAVLGVGASLVSPVSLFAQNNSNQNKNMSKNIKTKGYAAKDASGKLSPWEFERRPVGDNDILIDIKFASICHSDIHQEKGHWGEQQYPQVPGHEIVGVVAAVGKNVTKFKVGDRAGVGCMVDSCMECESCTHGEEHFCERGETLFTYGAPTDAEPTGITQGGYSDKLVVRDHFAVHIPANITFEEAAPLLCAGITTYSPLMRAQFKIGDKVGIAGIGGLGHLAVKIAVSKGAEVYAFTTSPDKVEDIKSWGVKEVIVVDKEFKNMNAYAKKLDYMISTIPYQFNVTPYVMCLKPGGTFTFVGMPEKSEITINNLMLAFARVNFNSSLIGGIPETQEVVNYCAENGIRPAIEIIDAEEINGAWTKVIDKKARYRYVIDASTF; encoded by the coding sequence ATGGAGGATTTTAATAAAAGAAAACATCCGTCAAGAAGGGCTTTTGTGCAGCAAACGGCGGTGTTGGGAGTAGGGGCTTCACTGGTCAGCCCAGTGAGCTTGTTCGCTCAAAATAATTCAAATCAAAACAAGAACATGAGTAAAAACATAAAAACAAAAGGGTATGCAGCGAAGGATGCATCAGGTAAATTGAGTCCGTGGGAGTTTGAGAGAAGACCTGTAGGAGATAATGATATACTTATTGATATAAAATTTGCTAGCATTTGTCATTCAGATATTCATCAGGAGAAGGGCCACTGGGGCGAGCAGCAGTATCCTCAGGTTCCTGGTCATGAGATAGTGGGCGTGGTAGCCGCTGTAGGTAAAAACGTGACCAAATTCAAGGTGGGTGACAGAGCCGGTGTAGGCTGCATGGTAGACAGTTGTATGGAATGCGAAAGCTGTACCCATGGGGAGGAGCATTTCTGCGAAAGAGGTGAAACTCTATTTACATATGGAGCACCTACGGATGCTGAACCTACGGGAATCACTCAGGGTGGTTATTCAGATAAATTGGTGGTGAGAGATCATTTTGCTGTCCACATTCCAGCTAATATCACTTTTGAAGAGGCTGCTCCATTGCTTTGTGCGGGTATTACTACTTATTCACCTTTAATGAGAGCTCAATTTAAAATTGGAGACAAAGTGGGCATAGCTGGTATTGGTGGTCTGGGACATCTGGCGGTGAAAATTGCAGTGTCTAAAGGTGCTGAAGTTTATGCTTTCACCACTTCTCCGGATAAGGTGGAAGATATTAAATCATGGGGCGTGAAAGAGGTCATCGTAGTTGATAAAGAGTTTAAAAATATGAATGCATATGCTAAGAAGCTCGATTATATGATCAGCACGATTCCTTATCAATTTAATGTAACACCATATGTGATGTGCCTTAAGCCGGGTGGTACATTCACCTTTGTGGGCATGCCAGAGAAGTCTGAAATTACTATTAATAATCTGATGCTGGCATTTGCAAGGGTGAACTTCAATTCATCACTCATTGGAGGTATTCCTGAGACCCAGGAAGTTGTAAATTATTGTGCGGAAAATGGGATTCGTCCGGCAATAGAAATTATTGATGCTGAGGAGATTAACGGAGCCTGGACTAAGGTGATTGATAAAAAAGCCCGCTACCGTTATGTGATCGATGCATCTACATTTTAA
- a CDS encoding (R)-mandelonitrile lyase: MEIIKNGEQPSVKPPEEYFTGSVRLDPLFAKKDSTKAAGALVTFEPGARTAWHTHPAGQTLIVQSGVGLVQREGGPIEEIKPGDIVWFPPNEKHWHGASAGKAMSHIAIQE, translated from the coding sequence ATGGAAATTATAAAAAACGGCGAACAGCCATCAGTAAAACCACCCGAAGAGTATTTTACAGGTAGTGTTAGGTTAGATCCTTTATTTGCGAAGAAGGACTCCACCAAGGCTGCCGGAGCATTGGTCACTTTTGAACCTGGTGCAAGAACGGCCTGGCATACGCACCCTGCCGGGCAAACTTTAATTGTGCAGTCAGGAGTAGGTTTAGTACAGCGAGAAGGTGGTCCAATTGAAGAGATAAAGCCAGGTGATATCGTGTGGTTTCCACCTAATGAAAAGCACTGGCATGGAGCCTCAGCTGGTAAGGCGATGAGTCACATAGCTATTCAGGAATAA
- a CDS encoding tautomerase family protein — MPHLQIKLLEGKTEEQKKELSDALVKTAMEILHYGEESFSVSIEDFTLDQWKGDVYPKQILGNKNLLYKYPGNEM, encoded by the coding sequence ATGCCTCATTTACAGATAAAATTATTGGAAGGGAAAACCGAAGAACAGAAGAAAGAACTATCTGATGCTTTGGTGAAAACCGCTATGGAGATACTTCATTATGGTGAGGAGTCATTCTCAGTCTCTATTGAAGATTTTACCTTGGATCAGTGGAAGGGTGATGTTTATCCTAAACAGATTCTGGGAAATAAGAATTTGCTATATAAATATCCGGGAAACGAAATGTGA
- a CDS encoding DUF2255 family protein — MNNIQGLNVEEIREVASKDDFKIAPYYSDGETYGTLTWIWSVSVENRLFVRAYSGVSGRWYQSALAQKAGKITGAGLEKNVRFQSVKDDELNDKIDQAYREKYHNSSYLNSMMSSRAKAATIEVI; from the coding sequence ATGAATAATATACAAGGCTTAAATGTAGAAGAGATTAGGGAGGTTGCTTCTAAAGATGATTTTAAAATTGCCCCTTATTACTCAGATGGTGAAACTTACGGTACTCTCACCTGGATTTGGTCTGTGAGTGTTGAAAATAGGTTGTTTGTAAGAGCGTATAGTGGTGTATCCGGTAGATGGTATCAATCGGCCTTAGCTCAAAAAGCAGGTAAGATTACAGGTGCTGGCCTAGAAAAAAATGTGCGGTTTCAGTCTGTTAAAGACGATGAGTTGAATGATAAAATTGATCAGGCTTACCGAGAGAAATATCATAATAGTTCATATCTGAATTCTATGATGAGTAGTAGGGCAAAGGCAGCTACTATAGAAGTAATATAA
- a CDS encoding bifunctional adenosylcobinamide kinase/adenosylcobinamide-phosphate guanylyltransferase — translation MIYYISGGERSGKSSYAQNLALSLSDNPVYLATSRNWDADFEKRVKRHQSDRDERWENIEEEKHIGAIDLHEKVVVVDCVTLWLTNWYSDLKYDVEACLESGKAELKQLFEQDCTLIIISNEIGMGIHAQTEVGRKFTELQGWMNQFIANKADEAVFMVSGLPLKLK, via the coding sequence ATGATCTATTATATATCTGGTGGAGAGCGCTCTGGCAAGAGTAGCTATGCGCAGAATCTGGCTTTAAGCCTTTCAGATAATCCTGTTTATCTTGCTACCTCCCGTAATTGGGATGCTGATTTTGAAAAGAGGGTAAAGAGGCACCAAAGTGATCGTGATGAACGATGGGAAAATATTGAGGAAGAAAAGCATATTGGTGCTATTGATCTTCATGAGAAAGTGGTGGTGGTGGACTGTGTTACTCTATGGTTAACTAATTGGTATTCAGATCTTAAGTACGATGTTGAGGCCTGTTTAGAAAGTGGTAAAGCAGAATTGAAACAACTGTTTGAGCAAGATTGTACACTAATTATCATTTCTAATGAAATAGGTATGGGTATACATGCGCAAACAGAGGTAGGACGTAAATTCACCGAGTTACAAGGCTGGATGAATCAATTTATAGCAAATAAGGCAGATGAGGCCGTTTTTATGGTGTCAGGCCTGCCGTTAAAACTTAAGTAA